The following is a genomic window from Brachionichthys hirsutus isolate HB-005 chromosome 10, CSIRO-AGI_Bhir_v1, whole genome shotgun sequence.
AGGCGTAAAGGGCGTACCCGACAGCTGTACGTCCTAAAACCAAAAGTAAAAGACAGAACGAGACAAGCAAGAAgaacagcagaaaataaaaatttgGAATAAGTAAGAAGCGGAATCCCTCTTCACATGTGTGTTAGATTCAAATCTGTCTAATCAATCAGAGACaccagaataaataaacaaataaagaaaccacaaagaaaaaGGCCTCCAGCATCACTTTACCTTCCTTAGACTTGTGTTCCTCAGGTACTTCAGCGACGAGGCATTCAAAGAAGGGATTCTGTCCAAAACCGTCTCGCTCCAGATCTAATAAATGAAACAGGACAGATAACCGGTCTTCCTACAGACATTTCATCCttctaccctaaccctaaccacgGTAGCAACGAACGCATAATCggtattttatgttgttgctttttcaaCATGCACATTGAAAGTGACACAAATGTTTCCATGTGTAAAGCAGGAGGTGTGATCAATACGGAAACCCTTTGATCGGTTTGATAATGGCCCAGCATGAACTGCCCACGACTGCAAACCGGTATTAGAGAAATGCTGATCAGGGCGCTGCTCCTCTGTTATAAATAGGAATGCAAATAAGATCAAGGACATACTGAACCTGCTTCAGACGGTTAATACTCTGTTAATATTTACACAAGTATGGtataaagtattttattattcaaCAACTGAAACAACAGTTCAATGTTCACTGACAGCAGAGCTCCGGTGCAGCAGTAgaattaaatgttaacattaataATGTTGCCGATCCCATTTATTTCTATATAAAACGTGTCTGTGATGTTGTTGATGACAGTTCTGTCTTTGCTGGATAGAAACACGAGAAAACGAAGCTAATTTATGAACGTATTCCTGAtaggaaacatttattttagctctCCATTCAATCTAAAATGTGGAGACACAGattgaaaatgcatttctgttaAATCCACTCTCAGTTGTTCGATCAATAATTGCAGTTTACCTTCCTGAGTGATCTTCACTTTATCGGGCACTTTTTCATAAACGGACAATTCCTGAGATTTAGAAAATCGGTGAAAACATTTAGACAAACATTTGACAAAGTTAAATGAGCATCATTAATTCATCACAACATTCCATCAAGGTAAAAACCCATCATCATGAAGCAGAGCATGACTTTTCATGGCTTCAAACACTCACCACTATCATTCTGTATATTTCTTTGCAGTCCTCTTTAACAGCAGCCCTTATTTTGTAattcatgtttgagaacaagaacaagaacgaCGTTAGAATCCTTCGCAGTGAAACTGAAGACAGTCCCGATGCGttctccgcccttttctgcctcCGAGTGGCTTTAGTTTGTCGGGAGAGAACGTTTCTGATACAGACGAAAAATAATGACTTCCGCATTAGAACGTCTCATGTGACAAACGCGGACCAATCACAAGGCTTACAAACTATTTAGTCTGATGTAGGCTATACTTGAATAtctccattttatttcaatatgtGTAATATTAGGTTTGAATTTTACTGCaaacaaatgtgtaaaaaaaaatatataaatatatgaaaatgaTTTTGGTGTCGGAAACATGTCTCtcatacatatagttaatattAACTTGTTAAAATGCGCTAATGCCAATGGTGTAATTATttgtggaataataataatagtgagtGTACGTTAACAGTTAATAAACAAGTACTAATATTAAATAGCATTCATTTACACcgatgggcaatttagtgtgaccaattcaactaccggtaattgcatggtggtgggaagaagccggagaacccggagagaacccacacaggcaccgggagaacatgcagaactttcaaacctgtgaccttcttgctgtgaggcaacagtgctaaccactgtgccaccgtgccacccacaCCTTAAGTAGTGTCGTAACAATTTTCTAGTCTTAGTTTAACTCTGCAGAAAAACATCACATGCACATGAAAACTGTGATTATTGATGTAAGGAGCATGTGACACTTTAATAACGTACTTGTTTTCTTCTTATTCTCCCACGCCGTGGTAGACATGGAACCAACTTCTCCAACAGCTCCAGGACCTCAAGGCCAAATATGATGGGGTCACGTTGGCCATGGCCAACCTGGTGAAGAACCAGGCAGAGGTGCAGCTGGAGATCAATAACAAAGATGAGCAGATTGCTGATCTCCAGCTGAGCCTCAACTCCCAGACCAAAAAGTGTGAGGAGATCCTGcaggaaaggaaggaggaagtcTCCAAGCTGGTGGAAGCCGCTGAgcgccagcagcaggaggcttcCGAACTGGAGGAGCACTTTAAAGACATGCTCGCCAAGAAGGAGGAGGCCTTTGCGAGGGAGCTGGCCAAACAGAGGGAGCAATTTGAACAAGAGCTCGCTAACATGAGGGAGGAGGCACAGACAGGAGGAGCTCCAGTGCCTCAAACAAGACGACGCCCAGCCACAGGTGAGCTGCTCACATTTCAGTTTCACTTCACAAGATTTAAGAttagcctttattgtcattatgttacacctttttacactgcaaacacacaacggaaTTCTGTTTACACCCTAGTTAGTACAAGGGCCCGACCCGTGGGAACATATCCAAGTGGCCAGGGTTGCATTTGAAAAAATCGGATGTGTTGTTCAGACCGTCGGAACGgggcaaaaataattatttggaTTTGGGTTACTTCAGCCTGCTGTTTGAACACGTAGCCTTTGTTTGTGATGTTTAtggttgtaaataaaaaaatcaaaaccaaACGACAGAAGcactgtatttttaactgattttttaatatACGTAAaatggtttttaaatgttaaaattgtatatttgttttcttcctgaccccattctggatcagatccagattaaattcagtggtgagatagaataAACTTGTAATTGTGACATAGACAGACAGGCATGCTGAAATAAAGGATTCAAAAACCTGGAGAAATAGAAGTAGGGGTGGACCAAGCAGTGAAGATTCAAAGTGAAGGTTGAATGTTAatgtcagaaaacaaagaagctgCATTTTGACAGAGGACAATAATTcgtttgtacatttttaatctTTTGCTGCTTCATTTGCTAAATTATCCAGGTTTTGTCCATGAAAACTTATAACGTGTCTGCCTTCACTCTCAGTGAGGTCCACAGCTCCTTTAGCAGCGTAGAATTCACGAGCTGATTTATTCCAATCTAAAACGGTAAACTGCATCCTCTGACActgcttcttcttcccctcctgAGAACACAAGAGTAATTTATTTGCAGCTGATCTCACTCAAAAAGCTTTGAAGTAAAACATTCTTACCTCAGCCACTTTGCGCAGTAAACCCTTGCCAATACCCTTTCCTGAAAAGGAAATCagtacaaacacagaaacaaatcatAATTCAAATAATAAGCAGTTAATctcaaataaatagtttattttcatgcttatttgaaaataacttgacatttattttacctctgAATTCTTGCATCACATACAGGTCTTCCAAATCTATTGACCGTCCATTCCATGTACTATAAGCCCAGGCGTAAAGGGCGTACCCGACAGCTGTACGTCCTAAAACCAAAAGTAAAAGACAGAACGAGACAAGCAAGAAGAACAGCAGAAAATCAATTTGGATAAATAAGTAAGAAGCAGAATCCCTCTTTATGTGTGTTAGATTCAAATCTGTCTAATCAATCAGAGACaccagaataaataaacaaataaagaaaccaCAAAGGAAAAGGCCTCCAGCATCACTTTACCTTCCTTAGACTTGTGTTCCTCAGGTACTTCAGCGACGAGGCATTCAAAGAAGGGATTCTGTCCAAAACCGTCTCGCTCCAAGTCTAATAAATGAAACAGGACAGATAACCGGTCTTCATACAAACATTTAATCATTCCataaattgtaaataaacaCGGACCCGGATCCGGACAAGTGTttgaaagagagggagataaatgtttttcatggTAACAGGTCTATTCTTGTGGGACATGGATACATaagaaacaagagacaatcagagattgcagaccctcgcctccaatagactattggatcttgtaagacagtaaacagggcttccagatcagaggagccaaacctgctctagcttgctgctccggaacgggacaaGATACAAATACAATTGTAACATATaggaaactagaatgaactatgagtgtgcacaccaaattagaagtctctagctccaaaattgaggtcaggatggactcctgaaaaatgccgattttagaacgaaaattagccctcagatccggattgtgatccggatccggccgaaattagtcatggtcatagacctttaaggagtacttatgtgtgatttttttttttttcagatccaaaccgccatgcgttttgaagaaattaagaaaaatgtcaaaaagtgcccgaTCTCGCAATGCTAAAGAATCCTTTCAAAAATTcgagaatctggatccagatccggatccggatcaacgccattctcggggtggaccgagccacggacagtaccttgcttgtgtaaaaatttcaagtcgattgggttactagtttttgagttatgcgcgtggaaagacagacaaacagacccaattgcaatactctcgcctccccttcggcgagggtaacgaCAGGCATGAGACGGTTCTGACAGCAGAGatcatgcagcagcagatcCGGATTCTTATTTGCGTTGATTCGCATGTTAGATTTGGCCATTTGTTACGCCGGATGTCATTCCTGCAGAGACGCAACTCCAGTCTGCGTTTATCCGGACTCGGGTCCGGCACAAGGGAGACATAGGCAATGCTCCGCTACGTTAGCTCCCGCTAACCGCACCGCGCCCGAGGCTGCATTTAACGTTACTGGTGGCAGAGATCAATGGTTTAACGTTTACTCCATAGTGATTGTAGAGATTGTAACGTGCGCACTTACCTTCGTGAGAGATCGTCACTTGGTCGAGCATTTTCTCATAAATAGCCAATTCCTAATACAGTATTTAGAAACAGTTATAACGGACAGAGGTTATAACAGACAATTtggcaaataaaatgaatgacatGCATTAATTTATCTCAACATTACGCTACTATATAAACACTCGCCATTATCATTCTGTGTATTTCTTTGCAGTCCTCTTTAGTAGCAGcccttattttgaaattcatGTTTGCATTAACAAtcgtcctccttcttcttcgggttttatttgtctttcgTTAGCCGCTAACAACTAGTTTTTAAGAGCGTTAGCGCCACCTACTGGATGGTGAAACATTCGGAAGAGGCAGCCACCTTGTTATTGTTGGAAC
Proteins encoded in this region:
- the LOC137899940 gene encoding thialysine N-epsilon-acetyltransferase-like, with product MNFKIRAATKEDCKEIHRMIMELAIYEKMLDQVTISHEDLERDGFGQNPFFECLVAEVPEEHKSKEGRTAVGYALYAWAYSTWNGRSIDLEDLYVMQEFRGKGIGKGLLRKVAEEGKKKQCQRMQFTVLDWNKSAREFYAAKGAVDLTESEGRHVISFHGQNLDNLANEAAKD
- the LOC137899937 gene encoding thialysine N-epsilon-acetyltransferase-like → MRKSLFFVCIRNVLSRQTKATRRQKRAENASGLSSVSLRRILTSFLFLFSNMNYKIRAAVKEDCKEIYRMIVELSVYEKVPDKVKITQEDLERDGFGQNPFFECLVAEVPEEHKSKEGRTAVGYALYACAYSTWNGRSICLEDLYVMQEFRGKGIGKGLLRKVAEEGKKKQCQKLQLTVLDWNKSAREFYAANGAVDITESEGRHVISFHGQNLDNLANEAPKD